From the Oncorhynchus nerka isolate Pitt River linkage group LG20, Oner_Uvic_2.0, whole genome shotgun sequence genome, one window contains:
- the LOC115103207 gene encoding phosducin-like, which yields MFKCEDQDTPPSKKELLRQMSNPQSDDIPDRLNRKMSVQEFEMIAEEDEKCLRKNRQQCMKEMHKRLSFGPKFDSVVELDSAEAFLEVIEKAHRLTLVIVLIYEDGVKGCEALNSCLDCLATEYTSSKFCHIQAAATGAGERFSDNVLPTILVYKAGKLLGNFLSMTQHLSEEFFATDIEAFLS from the exons ATGTTCAAGTGTGAGGACCAGGACACCCCTCCCAGCAAGAAGGAGCTCCTCAGACAGATGTCCAACCCCCAGAGCGATGACATCCCAGACAGACTCAACCGCAAG ATGAGTGTCCAGGAGTTTGAAATGATcgcagaggaggatgagaagtgcCTGCGCAAGAATCGACAGCAGTGCATGAAGGAGATGCACAAGCGTCTCAGCTTTGGCCCTAAGTTCGACAGTGTGGTGGAGTTGGACAGCGCCGAGGCCTTCCTGGAGGTCATTGAGAAGGCGCACCGGCTCACCCTGGTGATCGTACTAATCTACGAGGACGGGGTCAAAGGTTGCGAGGCACTCAACTCCTGCCTGGACTGCCTGGCCACAGAGTACACCAGCAGCAAGTTCTGCCACATCCAGGCAGCCGCAACAGGTGCCGGCGAGCGCTTCTCAGACAACGTGCTGCCCACCATTCTGGTGTACAAGGCAGGCAAGCTGCTAGGCAACTTCCTGTCCATGACACAGCACCTCAGTGAGGAGTTCTTCGCTACTGATATCGAGGCGTTCCTCAGCTAG